Proteins from a genomic interval of Oncorhynchus clarkii lewisi isolate Uvic-CL-2024 chromosome 13, UVic_Ocla_1.0, whole genome shotgun sequence:
- the LOC139424392 gene encoding zinc finger protein 135-like, which yields MDIFKESPGQPPLRTLLLVLVDCRKTPGQSGTERGEEEHGDVISLRDIPNRCSLRGRGLSSGEPQQHHDTDKKKNSLFRSKHRHRGIGKKPHHCCSDCGKSFAKQDLTIHEQIHTGEKPFHCSRCGKSFTASKTLKSHQRIHTGERPSPYFDCEKCFKQSGSQTTQKHTGQPYSCDQCGKRFNQSGGLTRHQRIHTGEKPYSCDQCGKSFNHSGTLSEHQRIHTGEMPYSCDQCGKSFNHSGNLTKHQRIHTGEKPYSCNQCGKSFNQSVELTRHQRIHTGEKPYSCDQCGKSFNESGNLTKHQRIHTGEKPYSCDQCGKSFSRSGDLTEHQRIHTGEKPYSCDQCGKSFIQSGHLTEHQRIHTGEKPYSCDQCGKSFIQSGHLTKHQRIHTGEKPYSCDQCGKSFALDFTLTTHQRIHTGEKPYSCLCGKSFAHSGSLKKHQDAQICCFFISLLSGTSFRSLNEVSIENIL from the exons ATGGACATTTTTAAG gAGTCCCCAGGTCAACCGCCTCTCCGTACTTTACTGCTGGTTCTGGTCGACTGCAGGAAAACACCGGGGCAGAGTGGAactgagagaggagaagaggaacatGGAGATGTGATTTCATTAA GGGACATCCCTAATCGTTGCTCTCTTAGAGGGAGGGGCTTAtcatctggggagcctcaacaacatcatgatACTGACAAGAAAAAGAATAGTCTCTTCAGATCGAAACACCGGCATAGAGGTATAGGGAAGAAACCTcaccactgctgctctgactgtgggaagagttttgctaaACAAGACTTGACTATTCATGAGCAAATTCACACCGGAGAGAAACCGTTCCACTGCTCTCGGTGCGGGAAGAGTTTCACTGCATCTAAAACTTTAAAATCTCATCAGAGAATTCATACAGGGGAGAGGCCTTCCCCCTACTTTGATTGTGAGAAATGCTTCAAACAATCAGGATCCCAGactacacaaaaacacacaggacagccttatagctgtgatcagtgtgggaagagattcaaTCAATCAGGAGGCCTGACTAGacaccaacgcatacacacaggagagaagccttatagctgtgatcagtgtgggaagagcttcaatcaTTCAGGTACCCTGAGCGAACaccaacgtatacacacaggagagatgccttatagctgtgatcagtgtgggaagagcttcaatcaCTCAGGAAACCTGACTAAacaccaacgcatacacacaggagagaagccttatagctgtaatcagtgtgggaagagcttcaatcaGTCAGTAGAGCTGACTAGacaccaacgcatacacacaggagagaagccttatagctgtgatcagtgtgggaagagcttcaatgAATCAGGAAACCTGACTAAacaccaacgcatacacacaggagagaagccttatagctgtgatcagtgtggaaagagcttcAGTCGATCAGGAGACCTGACTGAacaccaacgcatacacacaggagagaagccttatagctgtgatcagtgtgggaaaaGCTTTATTCAATCAGGACACCTGACTGAacaccaacgcatacacacaggagagaagccttatagctgtgatcagtgtgggaaaaGCTTCATTCAATCAGGACACCTGACTAAacaccaacgcatacacacaggagagaagccttatagctgtgatcagtgtggaaagagttttgctCTAGATTTCACCCTGACTACACACCAGcgaatacacactggagagaaaccttattcCTGTCTATGTGGAAAGAGCTTTGCTCATTCAGGGTCACTGAAAAAACACCAGGATGCAcaaatatgttgtttttttatcTCCCTCCTCTCCGGCACCAGTTTCAGATCTCTAAATGAAGTTTCAATAGAAAACATATTGTAA